CCTCCTGCTCGTCGGCGGCGGGCACTGCGCGCACGCGCTTGCGGCCGTCGCGGACGCGCTCGGCTGGAGCTACACGGTCCTCGACTCGCGCGCCGCCTTCGCGAACGCGGAGCGCTTCCCCCGCGCCCGCGAGACCGTCGCGGGCGCGCCGTCGGACTTCGTCGCGAAGGCCGACCTTTCACGCTACAGCCACGCCTACGTCATGGGGCACAGCCACCACGAGGACGTCGACACGCTTGTCGCGCTCCTCAAGGCCGGTTTCCCGGGCGTCGTGGGCGTCATCGGAAGCGCCGCGAAGCGCCGCTCCATGTGGGAGCGCGCGGCGGCGCGCGGGGCGCGCGAGGAGGACCTCGTGCGCGTCAGGATGCCGATCGGCGTCGACGTCGGCGCCGAGACGCCCGCGGAGATCGCGGTGAGCGTCGCGGCGGAGATCGTGCGCGACGTCAGACAAGGGAGCGGATCGAAGTGACGACGAAGAACGGAGACGGCGCGCGCGGCGTCGCGAAGAAGGCGCTGCGCCTCAAGGTGAACGGGCACGAGCGCGAGACGCTCGCCCCCCCGCAGGCGATCCTCCTCGACGTGCTGCGCGAGAATTTCAACCTCACGGGCACGAAGCGCGGATGCGACCTCGGGACCTGCGGATGCTGCACGGTCATCGTGGACGGCGAGGCGCGCCTCGCCTGCCTCACGCTCGCCGCCACCGTCGCGGGACGGGACGTCCGGACCGTCGAAAGCCTCGCCGACGCGACGCACCTCCACCCGCTCCAGGCCTGCTTCGCGGAGGCCGGCGGCTCCCAATGCGGTTTCTGCACCCCCGGCTTCCTCATGACGACGAAGGCGCTCCTCGACCGCACCCCCGACCCGACGGACATTGAGATCCGGGAGGCGATCGCAGGCAACCTCTGCCGCTGCACGGGTTACGTCAAGATCCTCGAAGCCGTGCGCCAGGCGTCGCGCGAGCTGACGCTTGCGCGCGAGCCGCTCGCGCGCGAGAGCGCGCCCAAGCCCTTCGCCAAGGTCGGAGGCGGTCGCCGATGAATCCGCCCCTCGATCCCATCAAGGACCCGCGCAAGCGCGTGAAGGTCGAGAAGCCGCCGCTCGAGAACTGGATCCCGTACCGCGACCCGCTCCCGAAGGACGAGCACCCGCACAAGCCGGACCGCGGCTACACGCTCGTCGGCAAGCGCACGCCGCTCGTCGACGGCCTCTCGAAGGTCACGGGGCAGGCCGTCTACACGGACGACATCAAGCTCCCGAACATGCTCGTCGCGAAGATGGTCCACTCGACCGTCCCGCACGGCCGCATCGTCGCGATCGACACGACCGAGGCGCAGGCGCTCCCGGGCGTCGTCGCGATCCTCACCGGCAAGGACGTCGGCGACAAGCGCTTCGGCGTCCTTCCGCTCACGAAGGACGAGCACCCGCTGCCGCCCGACAAGGCGCGTTTCATCGGCGACATGGTCGCGCTCGTCGCGGCCGAGGACGAGTGGACCGCGATCCAGGCC
This is a stretch of genomic DNA from Candidatus Thermoplasmatota archaeon. It encodes these proteins:
- a CDS encoding XdhC/CoxI family protein; this translates as MDPRMIREAAALVDRGVAFAVATVVSAKGSVPGKVGATMLVLADGSTRGTVGGAGLEERVRKLALDALSTGAGGVHAFDLANWKPTGLDSVCGGTVEIAISVSAAPPHLLLVGGGHCAHALAAVADALGWSYTVLDSRAAFANAERFPRARETVAGAPSDFVAKADLSRYSHAYVMGHSHHEDVDTLVALLKAGFPGVVGVIGSAAKRRSMWERAAARGAREEDLVRVRMPIGVDVGAETPAEIAVSVAAEIVRDVRQGSGSK
- a CDS encoding (2Fe-2S)-binding protein yields the protein MTTKNGDGARGVAKKALRLKVNGHERETLAPPQAILLDVLRENFNLTGTKRGCDLGTCGCCTVIVDGEARLACLTLAATVAGRDVRTVESLADATHLHPLQACFAEAGGSQCGFCTPGFLMTTKALLDRTPDPTDIEIREAIAGNLCRCTGYVKILEAVRQASRELTLAREPLARESAPKPFAKVGGGRR